In Solea senegalensis isolate Sse05_10M linkage group LG18, IFAPA_SoseM_1, whole genome shotgun sequence, a single window of DNA contains:
- the LOC122759064 gene encoding dual specificity phosphatase 29-like isoform X2, giving the protein MRPEEEPEYQTPPTCDLLSLLLRNRRPTGAVNEVWPNLYIGDAATAQDKSLLVNLRITHVVNAADGVQHIDTGPLFYSDTNILYHGVEAADRKDFDLGPFFTETADFIHGALSHKGKVLVHCARGISRSATLVLAFLMIKERLTLIDAVQTVRQHRNVLPNVGFLNQLRHLDSSLALQRRTT; this is encoded by the exons ATGAGGCCAGAGGAGGAGCCAGAGTATCAGACACCACCCACCTGCGATCTGCTCAGCCTTCTGCTGAGAAACAGACGCCCCACTGGAGCTGTCAATGAGGTTTGGCCCAACCTCTACATCGGAGATGC GGCCACAGCTCAGGATAAATCCCTGTTAGTGAATCTGAGGATAACACACGTGGTGAACGCCGCAGACGGAGTCCAGCACATCGACACTGGACCACTTTTCTACTCAGACACCAACATTCTGTATCACGGCGTAGAAGCAGCAGACCGTAAAGATTTTGACTTGGGCCCATTTTTCACAGAGACGGCCGATTTCATTCACGGTGCTCTGAGTCACAAAG GTAAAGTGCTCGTCCACTGTGCGCGAGGAATCAGCCGCTCTGCGACTCTCGTGTTGGCTTTCCTCATGATCAAAGAGAGACTCACCCTCATTGACGCAGTACAGACCGTTCGCCAGCACAGGAACGTTCTGCCAAATGTTGGATTTCTCAACCAGCTCCGTCACCTGGACTCATCCTTGGCTCTGCAGCGGAGAACAACGTGA
- the LOC122759064 gene encoding dual specificity phosphatase 29-like isoform X1, translating to MRPEEEPEYQTPPTCDLLSLLLRNRRPTGAVNEVWPNLYIGDAATAQDKSLLVNLRITHVVNAADGVQHIDTGPLFYSDTNILYHGVEAADRKDFDLGPFFTETADFIHGALSHKGSHMEVRYSAATCNFTSKVLVHCARGISRSATLVLAFLMIKERLTLIDAVQTVRQHRNVLPNVGFLNQLRHLDSSLALQRRTT from the exons ATGAGGCCAGAGGAGGAGCCAGAGTATCAGACACCACCCACCTGCGATCTGCTCAGCCTTCTGCTGAGAAACAGACGCCCCACTGGAGCTGTCAATGAGGTTTGGCCCAACCTCTACATCGGAGATGC GGCCACAGCTCAGGATAAATCCCTGTTAGTGAATCTGAGGATAACACACGTGGTGAACGCCGCAGACGGAGTCCAGCACATCGACACTGGACCACTTTTCTACTCAGACACCAACATTCTGTATCACGGCGTAGAAGCAGCAGACCGTAAAGATTTTGACTTGGGCCCATTTTTCACAGAGACGGCCGATTTCATTCACGGTGCTCTGAGTCACAAAG GTTCTCACATGGAGGtgagatattcagctgcaacatgcaacttcacca GTAAAGTGCTCGTCCACTGTGCGCGAGGAATCAGCCGCTCTGCGACTCTCGTGTTGGCTTTCCTCATGATCAAAGAGAGACTCACCCTCATTGACGCAGTACAGACCGTTCGCCAGCACAGGAACGTTCTGCCAAATGTTGGATTTCTCAACCAGCTCCGTCACCTGGACTCATCCTTGGCTCTGCAGCGGAGAACAACGTGA
- the LOC122759063 gene encoding dual specificity phosphatase 29-like has translation MASHKSKTGTKINVTKAESSPVDEYVTPGGYELEKILNRGIVVYTHVNEVWPHVYIGDEETAKDKYTLKRLGITHILNAAEGTWNNVDTGACYYSDMDVVYYGVVAEDVATFDLSQYFFSAARFIEETLKNPQNKLLVHCVMGRSRSATLFLAYLMICENMTVVDAIEHVKNHRRIIPNWGFLKQLRELDMRLQEERDATERR, from the exons ATGGCTTCTCACAAGTCAAAGACTGGCACCAAGATTAATGTTACAAAGGCAGAATCCAGTCCGGTGGATGAATATGTCACACCTGGGGGCTACGAGCTGGAGAAAATCCTCAACCGTGGGATTGTAGTTTATACTCATGTCAATGAGGTCTGGCCTCATGTTTACATCGGGGACGA GGAGACGGCAAAGGACAAGTACACTCTGAAAAGGTTGGGGATCACGCACATCCTGAACGCCGCGGAGGGGACGTGGAACAACGTGGACACCGGCGCCTGCTACTACAGCGACATGGACGTCGTCTACTACGGCGTGGTGGCAGAGGACGTGGCGACGTTTGACCTGAGCCAGTATTTCTTCTCTGCGGCCCGCTTCATTGaagaaacactgaaaaaccCTCAGA ATAAACTGCTGGTGCACTGCGTGATGGGAAGGAGTCGCTCCGCCACACTTTTCCTCGCCTATCTAATGATCTGTGAGAACATGACGGTGGTGGACGCCATCGAGCACGTGAAAAACCACAGGCGGATCATCCCAAACTggggcttcctgaaacagctgAGAGAGCTGGACATGCGACTCCAGGAGGAGAGAGACGCCACAGAGCGGAGATGA